A segment of the Hippopotamus amphibius kiboko isolate mHipAmp2 chromosome 8, mHipAmp2.hap2, whole genome shotgun sequence genome:
ctcccatcTCAGGAAAGCACCAGCACCTTCCTGCCCCTTATCTCACTCCCTGGCATCACTcggcctcctccccctccccctccccctcccccttgagccaTCAGtctcagtcaataaatatttattgaagctcTTGAGTGCCAGGCCCTGCGCTGGGTGAAGTAGAGCTGCAGTGGTGGCTcaggcccaggcctggccctTGACCGGCGCCTTCGGGGGTGGCAGGGAAGGGCCAGATGGGACGTGGGCCTGCATCCCACCCCAGCGTCCACCCTCCAACCTGCACAGCCAGGCCAGCTCCAGGGGAATGGGTCCCCGCCAAACCATCCTTTCCCCTCTCCTGGCCCAACTGGGTCCTCTGCTGGAACTGTCCGTCCTCTCCCCTAAACGCAAGGGAGCACCGCTCGCCGTCTCCcccaggggtggggcaggctcCCTTTGGGGCCACACGCAGTGAGTTCGCACTGCCCAGCAGAGTGAGATGGGGCAAACTCAGCCCGGGCACCAGCCCCTAGCGGGCCTCCAATGGGACTCTTAGTGGGCTCATCCCCAGACCCCAGATTGTGTGAGCCAGGGTGGTCCTGCCCCAGGCTGCCGGCCCATGGATGCTTTAGCGGTGGAGTCATGTCCCCGGCCCATGACAAGGGGGCAGGTACATGTGGCCATCTGAGGACGCCGTCAGGTACGGGACTTGGTGGCTGAGGGTCAGTCTGCCCAGGGGCTCCTCCTGAAAAGTTttatgtctggagacatttcccCTTAGCTTCTCTCGTTCTAGCCAGTCATTCAGGCCAACTGGACTAAGAGTCACCCCGCCCCGTGGGCCCTGTGGGTTTCCACTGGGTCCGTGTGGTGCTCAGCACAGTTCCTGGCCAGCTTTCTCCTGGGAATGCTTCTCATGGGCTCCAGGGGGAAGAGATGAGGGCCCCGTGCATGGGGCGGCCGGCCAGGCACTCAGGGCCCTCTCCTCCAGGTGCCCAGGGGAGCTGCGCCCACCGCTGTGGATTCCAGGATGGGCTGTGCTCCTGCCACCCGACTTGCTTCGGCCTGGCCAGCTGCTGCTCGGACATACGGGACTTCTGCCTGGAGATCTCACCCTACTCGGGCTCCATCATGGGTGGCAAGGCCTTTGTGGTGCAGCATCTCAACTGGTCCAGCCCTACTGACAGCGTGATCTGCAGGTGGGAGGCCCGAGGGCTCTGTGCGAGCCGAGGCCCAGACCTACTGGCTGGTTGGGTGCGGCCCCCGGGAACCGAGGACCGGGTCGGCGGGCCCGATGGGTTCGCCAGGGTGGAGGCTGGCAGCCGCAGAGAAGTCAGCCCACACTGGCCCAGCCTGTCCTGCCTCCTCCGTCCTCAGCTTTAAGGAGAGCATCCAGACCCGCGGCTTCGTGGACGCCTCGGGACGTGTGCACTGCGTGTCACCCTTGCTCTACGAGACCGGCCGCATCCCCTTCTCGCTCTCCATGGACAATGGCCGCTCCTTCCCGCGCTCGGGCACCTGGCTGGCCGGTGAGCCCCAGCACACTGGTCCAGACCTGGGGGCACCAGGCCGCACCCTCCCGGGCCCAGGCCCCCCACAGGGACTTTCCCCGGCCTAATCTATGCACACCTGGCCCGCCCACTCTGGCTGAATCAGTCCCTCTGGAGGCCCGCCCGACTCCCGGGGTGTGGGCTCCCCAAGCTCCTTTCCCCACCCGCTGGCATCCATGCGGGAGTTCCAGCCCAGAGGGAGCGGGGCTTGGGGGTCGGCCTGGGGAGGAGTGGAGCCAGGTGGGGGACAGACGCCTGGGTGTCGGAGGGCAGGgcccccctctccccgcccctgaCCTTTCCTGCCACGAGGGGGAGACCATCGCTTCTGAGGGACTGCTGTGCTTTGTCCTTGGGGGCCCCCTCCCCAGACGCCCTGGGCCCCGGGCCTTCCCTCGCCCCTCAcacccccggccccccacccAGTGCACCCCAGCAAAGTGTCGGAGTCTGAGAAGAGCCACCTGGTGAACGAGACCCGCTGGCAGTACTACGGCACCGCCGGCACCCAGGGTAACCTCAGCCTGACCTGGAACACCTTGACGCTGCCTACGACCTCCGTCTCCATCGAGCTGTGGGGTTACGAGGAGACAGGTGAGGCCGGCGGAGGGACCCTAGGCCGCTCTGCGGGGCCTGGTGGCGTCAGGGGCTCGGGGCTTGCAGAGATGGGAGAAAGGGGATTCCAGGTGGGGGAATCCAGGTGTGGATTTCGAGCAGGGAACGTGCAGGTAAGAAGCGCGAACCGGCTGGAGCAGcgcagggaggctggggagccCTGGCTGTTTGCGTACCAGCTCTGGGAGGAGGTGTGGGCGTTCTTGGCCCCTGAACACAAGGCCTGTCCTGGAGACAGAAAAGGCTTGCTCCACCCCgccctctctgagccctgggaTGGCTGGCTGGCCCTCGGCCTGGCTCCCTCCCCCAGCAGGGCAGGCCCTCCTGTGGGGGTCATCTGTCCACACGTCTGTCCATCTACTGAGCACCAAAGACGGGCGCCCACCCCCTCCTGTGCCTGGGTGCTGACGAGGCCTTCTCTCCCCCAGGGAAGCCGTACTCCCAGGAGTGGACAGCAGCGTGGTCGTACCTGTACTCCTTGGCCACGGACATCACCAACTCTGGCTCCTTCACCTTCACACCAAAACCTGCAGCTCAGAACTACCAGAGGTGGAAAGTGGGTGCCCTTCGCATCGTCAGCAGCAAACAGCACGCAGGGGAGAAGTAAGGGCCGCCCCGCAGAGGCTGGGCCGGGGGCCCGTCTGCCCGCTGCCCCCGCGCTGGACGGGGAgccggggcccagggcagggacgGTGGCCCCCAGTGTGCGTGTGTCCCCACAGGGACGTGCACGCGCTCTGGAGCAACGAGCACGCGCTGGCCTGGCATCTAGGCGATGACTTCCGGGCGGACCCCGTGGCCTGGGCCCGAGCTCAGTGCCTGGcctgggaggagctggaggaCCAGCTGCccaacttcctggaggaggtgcctGACTGCCCCTGCACCCTGGCCCAGGCCCGGGCTGACTCTGGCCGCTTCCAAGTAAGCCCCCACCCCAGTCAGGGCCCAGGGGGGGGCGAGGGGACAGGCGGGGCCGGCTGCTCCCACCAGGCGCACGGCCGAGCCGCCCACGGCAGCGTGAGGGGAGGCAGGTGGAACCCTGGGAAGTGAGGCTGGGGTCCGAGGGCCCCGGAGGGGTTGGCTCTCAGGGAGGGCTGGCAGAGCCCAAAGCCAGTGCAGGTGACAGCAGCCAGGCGCTCCGCAGGCGGACTACGGCTGTGACCTCGAGCACGGCAGCGTGTGCACCTACCACCCCGGGGCGGTGCACTGCGTGCGCTCCGTGCAGGCCAGGTGAGCCCGGGGACGGcgcgccggggcggggcgggcgcgggggcggggtCCCCAGGCGGCCCTGACCCGTCGGGGCCCCCAGCCCCCTGTATGGCTCAGGCCAGCAGTGCTGCTACACGGCGGCCGGCACCCAGCTCCTGACGGCGGACTCCACCAGCGGCAGCACCCCGGACCGCGGCCACGACTGGGGCGCACCCCCATACCGCGTGCCGCCCCGCGTGCCCGGCCTCTCCCACTGGATCTACGACGTCCTCAGCTTCTACTATTGCTGCCTGTGGGCGCCCGAGTGCCCCCGCTACATGCGGAGGCGGCCCTCCAGCGACTGCCGCAGCTACCGGCCCCCGCGCCTGGGTGGGTGCTGCCTGGGGGGGTGCTGGCCCGGCGGGGCCccaggcggggcgggggcggggccggggagaCCCGCCTGACCCTCTGCGCTCCCCAGCCTCTGCTTTCGGGGACCCACACTTTGTGACTTTCGATGGCACCAACTTTACATTCAACGGCCGCGGCGAGTACGTGCTGCTGGAGGCCTCGGGGACCGACCTGAGGGTGCAGGCCCGGGCGCAGACCCGGATGACGCCCGAGGGTGAGGCCGGGCCCTGGGGCTCCGGGTGGCTCAGGGGCCTCCCTGGGGAGGGCGCGCTGAGCCGGGCGGACCCCGTTTTGCTTGCACCCCTCATCCCAGGGTCTCAGGACCGAGGCACAGGGCTGACCGCCGTCGCCGTCCAGGAGGGCGGCTCCGATGTGGTGGAGGTCCGGCTGAGGGAGGGGGCCGGGGCCCTGCAGGTGCTGGTGAACCAGGAGGTGCTCAGCTTCGAGGAGCAAAGCTGGATGGACCTGAAGGGTGAGCGGGATGGTGCCTGCCCCCTTGCCCTCCCCACCCAGGTCTCCGCACCTCTCACCAGCCCTGGCagaaagctgggggggggggcgtccaGGTCGCAGATGGGGCAGTGGAGTCAGGTCGCAAGGGCCAGCGGGCAGCCCTGGGGTATGGCGCTGGTATGGGGGCTCCCTTCAGGGCGCCTCAGACCCGCCGCTCCGGGGTGGGTCCTGGGGATGCCCTTCCTGCCTCTGAGCCCAGGGGCGCTGGCCAGCGCACCCGGGGGCTGTGGGGTCAGGGCTCGGTGCCCGCGGGGGCAACCCTGACCCGGCTCCGCCCGTGTCCAGGCATGTTCCTGTCGGTCACCGTTGCGGACAGAGTATCCGTCATGCTGTCGTCGGGGGCCGGCGTGGAGGTCAGCGTCCAGGGTCCGTTCCTGAGTGTGGCGGTCCTGCTGCCCGAGAAGTTCCTCACCCACACACGCGGCCTCCTCGGGACCCTCAATGACGACCCCGCGGACGACTTCACCCTGCGCAGCGGCCAGGCCCTGCCCCCCGGCAGCAGCTCCCGAGAGCTGTCCCGGTTCGGGGCTGACTGTGCGTGACcacaggctggaggggagggcgACGGGCACCGTGGGGGGGGGGCTTAGAGGAGGTGCGgggacccccagccccagccgctCCGGCCAGCCAGGCCTGCCGCTGTCTCCCCAGGGGCGGTGGAGAACGCCTCCTCCCTGCTCACCTACGACTCCAAGTCCCTGGTGGACAGCTTCCTGCTTGGGCCCAAGCACGACCCCAGTTTCCTGCCCCTCTTCCCCGAGGAGACCGCCTCCGGCCCCAGCCTGGAGAGTGAGGTGGCCGAACTGTGTGGGGACGACAGCTTCTGCAGATTCGACGTGGCGGCCACTGGCAGCCTGAGCGTGGGCAACGCCACGCGGCTGCTGCACAGGCGGCACCTGCGGCACGCGCAGAGCCTGCAGCCAGGTGAGGCGGCGCGGGCGGAGGGCGGCGAGGGGGTGCGCGCGGGGGGCGGGCACCCGGCCCCCGGGCTGGCGGCTGAGGCCAGCGGCGCAGGCCTGTCGTctgtgccccgcccccgccccagtgGTGTCCTGCGGCTGGCTGGCCCCGCCCGCCAACGGGCACAAGCAGGGCGTGAGCTACCTGGTGGGCGCCACCGTCCGCTTCGGCTGCGAGAGCGGCTACAGCCTGGCCGGGGCAGAGGTCAGCACCTGCCAGGCTGACGGCACCTGGTCCCGGCCCACCCCGACCTGCCAGCCAGGTGAGGAGCGGCCGCCCCCGTGGCCCCGCCCACGCCCCGCCCACGCGCCCCacgccccgccccgcggccccgcccacGCGCCCCGCAGTCCGCGCCCGCGCCTCACCTCCTGCGGCCTCCCCAGGGCGGAGCTACGCCGTGCTGCTGGGCATCATCTTCGGCGGCCTGGCGGTGGTGGCCCTGGTCGCGCTCGTCTACGTGTTCCTGTGTCGCAGGAGGAGCAACACGTGAGGCCCCGCCCTCCCGGACCCCCGTCTGCGCCTCCCGAGCTCCGTGCCCCTGCTGGGCTCTCCTGGGGCCCTGGGGCGCGGGTGGGACCACCGGGCCTGCTCTAGACCCAGTCTCTGTTGCAGGGCCGTCTGGGGGTCGCAGCCCTGAGGGAAGCGGGCTTGGCCGGCGGCACAAGACACACGGGGCCTCCCCGGGGCCAGAGACGAGCCTCGCAAACTCCCAAGAACGTGCCCCCCAGTACTTGGACCCCCAGATCCCTGGCACCGTACACCTGGGACCCGGACAGCTGGTACCTGAGCCTTTACAGCCCGGTGCCCTGCGCTGGCATGAAAGCCCCGGGCCGCGAGCTGTACACCGTGGAGCTCCCGAGGCCCTGTTCCCTACATGCCCCTGACTCTTTCCTCGGGCCTGGGACTCCGTACTGTTGCATTCTGAGGCCTGTCCCCGAGCCCTAATACCCCAGCACCAGACAGTCAAAGGCCAGTGCCCCAGATCCCGTGCCCGCGACCCCGACCCCCCCGTGTAATGCGTCCTGGTGCCCAGCAGGCAGCCCCAGGGCCAAGCTGCCTTGCCTCCCAGACCCTGGGCCTGGCCTGAGACTGTGGGTGGGTCCAGCCTTGGGTGTGGGGAGTCGCGCTCTAAGCTCCAGGCTTGTGATTCTAAGGCTTCTGGAACATGTCCTGAAATACGGCTCCCTGCCTGTCCGGGGAGAAAACAAGCCGTTGGTGCCCTTTCCCTGGTGTCCTGATGCGCGTGTGGTTCCTGGGTTCCGGGGAGGCCCACGGTTGCCCCGGGTGGTCCCCAGCACCCAGAGCGGCCTGGGCCTGAGGCTTTCGTCCACTGGCAGGTCACCTGGGACTGGTCTCTCCCCAGCCTCTGTGtgtccatctgtaaagtgggatctAGAACAATGACCTTGttatggtgggggaggggaagggttcCCCGTGGGGTGCTGCGCTGGGCGCCCAGAGAAGGACAGGGCCCGCCGGCCCACCCTCCCCCTGTGTAGGGAGCATGAAGCTGGCCGCCTGGCCCTGGGCCCCACACCCTGCCCTGGCACAGCCCCAGAGGCAGTCTGGGAGAGCAACACCCAACTGGTCCAGGGTCCCGGGCCCTTTGGCCAGGAGGGTCCAGAAGCTAGTACAGGGCCCAGGCCCCATTTGTAGCGAGGGTGCTGAATGGGGACCATGGCTGGGCCTGGGCAGGGTAGGATGGGGTCCGATTTGTATCCTAGGTCTCAGACGGAGAAAGCACCTGGGAGTTCGGGGTTGGAGGTTGGCACCCGCCGGCCAGGGTGGGCGGCTGTGtctgagaggagagaggagcagggagaTCTGGAGCCCTGGGTGGGAGGCTGTGAGTGGAGCCCCCTCGCTGCAGCGCCGAGAGTGGCCACGTGGGGGCAGCAGAGGGTAAGCGTCGTGGAGGTGGAGGCTACACGGCCCGGCCGTCGGGAGGGCAGTGCAGCTGGGCTGGCAGGCGTGGTGTGGTCACAACTTCATCCAAGGCTCGTGCAGCCCCAGATTTTTGGCTCCCTCATCTGGGGGGCCCTTGCGTCATCCCCCAGTCTCCGAGGTTGCACAGGTTACCCTGGGTCGTCCGGCTGGCACTGACCCCACAGATCAGAGGCCAGGCCCCTCTGCCTCCTCAGCCTTGCGTGTGCAGAGGGTCCTGAGCAGAGGCGTGGGCGGGGACAGATCCCGTCTGCAGGGACTCCTGGAGTGGGCACAGTGGGGCACATTTGCAAGAACAGCTAACATGGGTTGGGGAGTCCTGAGGGTGGTGCGGAGGGCACTCCAGAGGAGGCAGATGGGGTCAGCGCTGCTTGTCCTTCCGGACCCCACCCGCCACCTTCCCGTCTCTGGACTTGCAGCTCAGGACTGGGGGGCTGAGGGCCCACCCCTTGGCCCCTAGGCAGGTACTTTCCTCGCTGCAGATGAGGTAAGGCAGGGCTGGCCTCCCACCAGCCTGAGCCCCAGTGCCTCCCTTGCCCAGCCAGGCCGGGCCAGGCCCTTGTCAGTGAGTGAGAGTCAGGTTCCGGCTCActgagggagggcaggggcagcaTTCCCACTCCCAGGCTGGCCTCGGAGGTGTGGCTGGTTAAAGGGCTCTCCAGGTAGAGAAGCCGCCTGGGCAGAGGCTCAGAGGGCAGGCAGTGCGCGCGGATCTGAGGGTGGCAGCAGAcgtgccccccccccgccaggtTTTGTCCTGAAAGCGAAGTGTGGCTTCCCTCGGGCTCCCCACCCTGCTCTTGTGCCTCTAGGGCAGGCCCTGGAGCTGCCCCGGCCCTCCCTGCAGTAGAAGGGCTCCATTGTGGCCCCGGCCCCAGACGTCAGGCCTGCCAGTGCCAGGGGCCGGCCAGGCTGGGAAGCCCCAACACCTGGCAGGGGTTTTCCCAGGGGCCTCTAGGGAGTCTGGGGTGCTGCCAGGCCTGCGAGGGCACAAGATCCCAGAGCTGGGCACAGACTCCCTAGAAACATCCCCTGTAGGGACCCTGGCCTCAGAGGTGGTCAGACCACAGTCCTGGAACCCAGCGGCCAGTCTGCCGTCCCTTGTACTCGTCGGGTTCCAGGGACTTGGACATGCAGGTGATGGGAGAGCTGGGACGCGACATAGAAGCTGGCGCGGGACCGTGGGCCAGGAGGCCACGGAGCCAGGCCAGGTCCCCAGGAAAGTGAGAGCCATGCGGGGGCATGGGGGCCTTGCCACAGAGGCAGCTGCCCTGCCGCCGGGGCCGCGGGCGTCCTGTTGGCTGAACAGCGGGAAGCGGCTGATGCGGGGGGTGCGGACCTCTCTGCCAGGTTGCTTCCCCTCGCAGAGCCGCAGGTGACCGCCTTCCTGCCCCGGGCCAGGCCTCTGCCGGGAGACCCGCGGCCCCTGccgctggggaggagggggcgatTGGTGCCGTGCATCATGGGCACAGAGGCCGGGGGTGCTTCCTGAAGGAGGGCAGCTCCAGCTGAGTTGCAGGGGACAGGAGCCGTGAGAGACGTGAGGTCCCGTGAGCGCTCTGCAGCCACGGCCCAGGCGCCGTCCACAAGCACCGGACTACATTCCCCAGCACCCCTTGCTGGTGGTGCAGTCATGTGACTGGTTTCTAGCAGAAGGGCTTGGGGCACTCCCAGGGCTGGTCCTTAACACCTCCAcagacaccccccgccccccagcaagCCCTTCCCCATGATGCACGGGTGATGAAGCCGTGCCAACCTGGGTCCCCAGCGTGCAGGGGgattcccccgcccccacctgttCACCCATCCAGTACTGCTTTGGGAACAAAATATAAACTTCCCGTGTAAGCTGTAGTACAGTCGGGGGTCTGTGTGTTGCAGCAGCTGGTCCCTGGAGCTGTCCTCCAGAGGCCGAGGTGTGAGAAGGTGGCCTTATTCATTAGTGTTGAAGATAATTGCTCTGTGCCTAAGGGTTTTCAGAATTCAGTGTCTCCTCCAGCGCTCACAGCTGTGTTATTCACGGTAGACCGAAGGTGGAGGCAGCTTCAGTGTCCGTCAGCAGATGGGTGGATACACACATGTGGTCTGTCTGTACAAGGGAATATTATCGGgtcataaaaaggaaggacattctgacatcTGCTACActgtggatagaccttgaggaccttatgctaagtgaagtaagccagacacaaaaggacagataccGCACGCGTCCACTTACATGAGGTTTACTGGAGCAAATTCATAGAGGCTGAGGGTAGGAgagaggttgccaggggctgggaaggggaaatggagagCTGTTGTTTTTGGCCAGTTCCCCGACCACGGATTGCACCATTTAATGGGGAtgatttcagtttgggaagatgagaaaggtcaggctgggtggtggtgatggttgtgtgACCACGTGAAtctgcttaatgccactgagctggaCCCTTAGAAATGCttaagatggtaaactttatTTATATggtactacaataaaaaaaatttttaactcagAAGAATTTGCTTAACCCACCAGTCTCCAGTTGGTGGACAGTCTTCGGCTTCTTCAGACGCTGTTGTGCTCTGTAAGGAAGTTCAggttcacccccccacccccccgggggAGAACTCACACACGAGGATAGGCTGGTGACATGTCACGTGTTTTCCTCTTAGAGTTGTAGCTACTGACTTTCACCACCAGCCAGGAGGTTGCCGGGTCCCCTACACCCTCATCAGCACGAGGAACCTTCAGATGTTTTGCTCTTTGCCAGGTAGTGAAACACACGGAGGGGCCTCCGTCAGCCTGGCTAGGCCAGCCAGCATTCCCAGAATTCCTTTCCCAAGGTATTTTGGGTTAGGACCGCAAGAGAGATTCCCGCACAAGATTGGGAGGGCGGAAGGGAATTGGCAGCCGCTTTTGTAGGTCACACGTGTGCGTCTGCTGGCCCAGTGCATCAGCTGCTCCACCTCCCCCCGGTCCACCCTCAATCCATCCTCCTAGGCCAGGTGTGTGACATCGCGGGCCAGCTCCTGCAGGAAACCTTTGTCGCCCCTGGCAACAGGAAGGGACCTGGGCTTCAGCCCATCCTCATAGGCTCCAGTCAGCTCTGGATCCTCCTCCCACTTCCCATCCATCTTCCCTCCTGACTCTGCCGCATGGACCTCAGGCTCCAGCATCCCATGGGAGGCAGTGGCCTTACAGAGACCCCTTGACCAGCTCCCACAGTTGCGAGTCCTCTTCTCTGATGGAACTCTGATAAATCAGGTGTAAGGTGTAAGCAAGAGAGTGCACTGCTCGGGGTGTGGCTGAACGGATGAATCCAGTGTGCACGTGCCCAGGGAACCACCCCCCAGGTCAGCCCTAACGTGTTCTCTATCAGACGctgtcctctccctcctcctcaggTCAGCCACCGGTCTCTCCCCCGTAGGCGAGCTCTGCGTGGTCTGTCCTTCACACAGGTGGAGTCGTCGAGTTCACGCACTGCGTCTCGCTGCTTGTGCCTGGTACATTTGtgagacccccccc
Coding sequences within it:
- the SUSD2 gene encoding sushi domain-containing protein 2 isoform X4; protein product: MKPSLLPWALLLLATRPGPGPRPAAGAQGSCAHRCGFQDGLCSCHPTCFGLASCCSDIRDFCLEISPYSGSIMGGKAFVVQHLNWSSPTDSVICSFKESIQTRGFVDASGRVHCVSPLLYETGRIPFSLSMDNGRSFPRSGTWLAVHPSKVSESEKSHLVNETRWQYYGTAGTQGNLSLTWNTLTLPTTSVSIELWGYEETGKPYSQEWTAAWSYLYSLATDITNSGSFTFTPKPAAQNYQRWKVGALRIVSSKQHAGEKDVHALWSNEHALAWHLGDDFRADPVAWARAQCLAWEELEDQLPNFLEEVPDCPCTLAQARADSGRFQADYGCDLEHGSVCTYHPGAVHCVRSVQASPLYGSGQQCCYTAAGTQLLTADSTSGSTPDRGHDWGAPPYRVPPRVPGLSHWIYDVLSFYYCCLWAPECPRYMRRRPSSDCRSYRPPRLASAFGDPHFVTFDGTNFTFNGRGEYVLLEASGTDLRVQARAQTRMTPEGAVENASSLLTYDSKSLVDSFLLGPKHDPSFLPLFPEETASGPSLESEVAELCGDDSFCRFDVAATGSLSVGNATRLLHRRHLRHAQSLQPVVSCGWLAPPANGHKQGVSYLVGATVRFGCESGYSLAGAEVSTCQADGTWSRPTPTCQPGRSYAVLLGIIFGGLAVVALVALVYVFLCRRRSNTAVWGSQP
- the SUSD2 gene encoding sushi domain-containing protein 2 isoform X3, encoding MKPSLLPWALLLLATRPGPGPRPAAGAQGSCAHRCGFQDGLCSCHPTCFGLASCCSDIRDFCLEISPYSGSIMGGKAFVVQHLNWSSPTDSVICSFKESIQTRGFVDASGRVHCVSPLLYETGRIPFSLSMDNGRSFPRSGTWLAVHPSKVSESEKSHLVNETRWQYYGTAGTQGNLSLTWNTLTLPTTSVSIELWGYEETGKPYSQEWTAAWSYLYSLATDITNSGSFTFTPKPAAQNYQRWKVGALRIVSSKQHAGEKDVHALWSNEHALAWHLGDDFRADPVAWARAQCLAWEELEDQLPNFLEEVPDCPCTLAQARADSGRFQADYGCDLEHGSVCTYHPGAVHCVRSVQASPLYGSGQQCCYTAAGTQLLTADSTSGSTPDRGHDWGAPPYRVPPRVPGLSHWIYDVLSFYYCCLWAPECPRYMRRRPSSDCRSYRPPRLASAFGDPHFVTFDGTNFTFNGRGEYVLLEASGTDLRVQARAQTRMTPEGEAGPWGSGWLRGLPGEGALSRADPVLLAPLIPGSQDRGTGLTAVAVQEGGSDVVEVRLREGAGALQVLVNQEVLSFEEQSWMDLKGMFLSVTVADRVSVMLSSGAGVEVSVQGPFLSVAVLLPEKFLTHTRGLLGTLNDDPADDFTLRSGQALPPGSSSRELSRFGADWAVENASSLLTYDSKSLVDSFLLGPKHDPSFLPLFPEETASGPSLESEVAELCGDDSFCRFDVAATGSLSVGNATRLLHRRHLRHAQSLQPGLSSVPRPRPSGVLRLAGPARQRAQAGRELPGGRHRPLRLRERLQPGRGRGQHLPG
- the SUSD2 gene encoding sushi domain-containing protein 2 isoform X2, with product MKPSLLPWALLLLATRPGPGPRPAAGAQGSCAHRCGFQDGLCSCHPTCFGLASCCSDIRDFCLEISPYSGSIMGGKAFVVQHLNWSSPTDSVICSFKESIQTRGFVDASGRVHCVSPLLYETGRIPFSLSMDNGRSFPRSGTWLAVHPSKVSESEKSHLVNETRWQYYGTAGTQGNLSLTWNTLTLPTTSVSIELWGYEETGKPYSQEWTAAWSYLYSLATDITNSGSFTFTPKPAAQNYQRWKVGALRIVSSKQHAGEKDVHALWSNEHALAWHLGDDFRADPVAWARAQCLAWEELEDQLPNFLEEVPDCPCTLAQARADSGRFQADYGCDLEHGSVCTYHPGAVHCVRSVQASPLYGSGQQCCYTAAGTQLLTADSTSGSTPDRGHDWGAPPYRVPPRVPGLSHWIYDVLSFYYCCLWAPECPRYMRRRPSSDCRSYRPPRLASAFGDPHFVTFDGTNFTFNGRGEYVLLEASGTDLRVQARAQTRMTPEGSQDRGTGLTAVAVQEGGSDVVEVRLREGAGALQVLVNQEVLSFEEQSWMDLKGMFLSVTVADRVSVMLSSGAGVEVSVQGPFLSVAVLLPEKFLTHTRGLLGTLNDDPADDFTLRSGQALPPGSSSRELSRFGADWAVENASSLLTYDSKSLVDSFLLGPKHDPSFLPLFPEETASGPSLESEVAELCGDDSFCRFDVAATGSLSVGNATRLLHRRHLRHAQSLQPVVSCGWLAPPANGHKQGVSYLVGATVRFGCESGYSLAGAEVSTCQADGTWSRPTPTCQPGRSYAVLLGIIFGGLAVVALVALVYVFLCRRRSNTAVWGSQP
- the SUSD2 gene encoding sushi domain-containing protein 2 isoform X1, translating into MKPSLLPWALLLLATRPGPGPRPAAGAQGSCAHRCGFQDGLCSCHPTCFGLASCCSDIRDFCLEISPYSGSIMGGKAFVVQHLNWSSPTDSVICSFKESIQTRGFVDASGRVHCVSPLLYETGRIPFSLSMDNGRSFPRSGTWLAVHPSKVSESEKSHLVNETRWQYYGTAGTQGNLSLTWNTLTLPTTSVSIELWGYEETGKPYSQEWTAAWSYLYSLATDITNSGSFTFTPKPAAQNYQRWKVGALRIVSSKQHAGEKDVHALWSNEHALAWHLGDDFRADPVAWARAQCLAWEELEDQLPNFLEEVPDCPCTLAQARADSGRFQADYGCDLEHGSVCTYHPGAVHCVRSVQASPLYGSGQQCCYTAAGTQLLTADSTSGSTPDRGHDWGAPPYRVPPRVPGLSHWIYDVLSFYYCCLWAPECPRYMRRRPSSDCRSYRPPRLASAFGDPHFVTFDGTNFTFNGRGEYVLLEASGTDLRVQARAQTRMTPEGEAGPWGSGWLRGLPGEGALSRADPVLLAPLIPGSQDRGTGLTAVAVQEGGSDVVEVRLREGAGALQVLVNQEVLSFEEQSWMDLKGMFLSVTVADRVSVMLSSGAGVEVSVQGPFLSVAVLLPEKFLTHTRGLLGTLNDDPADDFTLRSGQALPPGSSSRELSRFGADWAVENASSLLTYDSKSLVDSFLLGPKHDPSFLPLFPEETASGPSLESEVAELCGDDSFCRFDVAATGSLSVGNATRLLHRRHLRHAQSLQPVVSCGWLAPPANGHKQGVSYLVGATVRFGCESGYSLAGAEVSTCQADGTWSRPTPTCQPGRSYAVLLGIIFGGLAVVALVALVYVFLCRRRSNTAVWGSQP